Genomic segment of Mercurialis annua linkage group LG6, ddMerAnnu1.2, whole genome shotgun sequence:
aattaaaaacacaaATTACTTACAACCCATGGTGACTCTCAtagttatttaatttgtttattgtccccatttaatttattataaatttaatgataaaattgataaagtagaataaacataaaataattatttgttcgttacatttttttttgtcaaagtttTGTTCGTTGCATTTAAAAGAAGACATTTCATTTTACATGCTTCGTTTAAGAAGTgtaaatcatatttttaatatcattttGTATGAATTTTCCATTCGTATCCATTTTTTctttgtaaaattaataattatatttataaaaaaattaataactataactctaaacataatttataaaataatcattagtaggagtaaataaaaaaattatagtattaattattattttcttcacAACATTCAACAAACATGCATTCCTTCTTAAATGGTATAAAAGTAGTACTCCGAAAAGCGAAGAGCTATCTGAAAAACTTTTAGAAGTCAATGTCCTAATTAgccatttattattttattccaaatataaaattttgacatATTATCTACTAATTTTTGAGCACATtatatacaaacatttaaaattgacaaaactTTTCAAtcacataatatatatatctatatttatatctatttttgaaaaaattccaattatactactgcgattataactttatgatttatattattatttttatatatataaatcaaaatttaagtattttaaaagtATACTACGGTTCAATTGATAAGTTCAGTTTCTCCTTATTTTgtatgataatattaaataaattaataataataaataaaattataactgGAGCTAATTGTaaactatattaaaatattattcaattaTCAAAACTAACACCAACAAATAAACTATTCCTACCAGttcaatataataatttataaaaaagaatGTGTAATTCTCATGCTATGATTATTTAATgttttctaaatttaattatcaattaaaaattacactaataattaatattttaattgccTATTAAAACAAACTATcaatactactactactacattgatataataattaattaacattattatttgatatGTCATTCATTATGTGTTGATTGATCATCTCACTATTTTTGACATTTCAAATTATATGCCGCctattttttataaacaatttgaaaaattatttatttttaataaatatgtacacttatttcgaaataaattgattatttcatattccagcacaaattaattattaacataTTTATCCAAAGTTGAAAATATTTTACGCCTACTTGCTAGAAAGAACGTTTCTACATGGAGTGTTATCCAATACAATTGTTGCGGTGTATTATCTTTACAAAAAGTCAATGACAGTTTGCGATAAAaaaccttgtattttttttggtcaaatatcgtaaaaaggtcaaaccttttcacaaaagtcatgatctttcaatttttccggttttggccaaaaactgattatttggtttcataaaagtcctgacttttcaattttgtcgattttggccaaaaatgaattatttgatttcacaaaagtcctgacattttaatatatgtgcatgccacgtagACGTCatataggcaaattgaaatcaaattaagaaTTGGtcacaataaaattaaaaggtcagaacttttgtgaaaatGCCATCTTTTTTATGTACATGTTTTGGTTACGATAGCCCCATTTTCACTTGCTTCTAtatctttttaataaattacgAAAGACAACGTTTATTTCCCGCGTGTGCTAGTTTCTGATTTTAGAATGAGTAACACCAAAgacataaataattaataacctTCTATTGGAATCTAATACAAATGAAAtttgaaaaatgtttaaaatagaaTTGTAGGGCTTTACCCCGAAGGGAGCCCTTCCAGAAATTCTCAATGGCCTGAGCAAAACCCAGGCCAAAGAGGGGGTTTGGAAATAGTTTTCAACCAGCAATAGACGCGCCTCGGTTAGTACCTCACTAGCTGCGTCATTGCCCCAAGCGCAAAGATAATAGACAAATTGTAATCACTCGTGCTTTATTGCTTGCTGGGCTCGCACATGTCTTACTTTCTCTCGATGTGGGATATTGTTATCAAGTAAACTACCTTTATATTCTTGGTTCTTCTAAATACAAAATAGTTATCACTTTTAAATGAATCTAGCTGACAGAAAATTAACAAAGTAGTAATTGTTGGCAGTATCATGTAATATATCCtaattaatttggttttattAGTGAGTAAATAATGTAATTGTCTGGTTCACTCTCTTATagttttcaattaaattttcttCAAACTAATAAACATGTAATTGCAAGTAAAACTCAACACATATTGGTTGATGTTACAAATTATGTATTTCTGAATATAATTTCAAGTGGCATCGTATTCTTTccgaattaattaaaataataaaattggcTGAAAAAATATacatcaaacaaataaaattaatagttcATTATATTTAAGTAAATCTTAATAtaatcttaatatttttttattgtaacaTATATTTCAATATGTATCATGttgataatactataatttttttttattttaaatgtaatcATTATTATTACATCCTAAAGATAAAAACTTtcttgaataaaaatataaagttcaaAGTTCACAAActacaaataaacaaaaaggtaaaaggtATCAATACATTTTATAGTTTTTCAAAATTCCATTTGTATGTTCATTAGAAAACATCTTCGACGTCGTTTCAACAAAGGATCAAAGAGAGAGAGGTTTAGGCTAAACCCCAGAGCTGAACTTCAATTATCAACAACAAATAAGAAATGCTGCTTTATCGCTCTGCTCCAATGCTCAATTTCTACAAATTATCCCCTAAACTCATAACATTCTCACAATTCAAGCACTCATATTCACATCTCTCTAATTCTTCATTCTCTTCTCCACTCAAAATCCGCTTATTATATCTCAATCAATCATTTCAGGAACCTTATCGTCATTTCTCCACTTCCGCCGCCGCTATTCCCGCCGTTAATACCAGTAACGACACCTTCTTCGCCAACGACGACGTTTCCTGGTCTTCTCTTGGTCTGTCCGAACGTCTCTGTCAAGCTATCTCCAATTCCGGTCTCGAGCGACCGTCTTTAGTTCAGGTAAATGTAGTGAACTACAACAACATTTATTTATTgactgttttgatttattttaagtgAAGTAAGGTGAAATGAAATTTTTGTGACGGTGTTGAATTTTGTTTAGGCTGCAGCTATACCAGCGTTACTGTCGGGGAAAGATGTGGTGGTTGCGGCGGAGACTGGTAGTGGAAAAACACATGCGTACCTAGTTCCTTTAATAGAGAAGTTGTGTAGTCCTCTGCCGCTAGACGATGAAGACGGCGCTTCGAATGACGAATTGAGGCTTTCTCTAGTTCTTTGTCCTAATGTATTGTTGTGTGAGCAGGTTGTTCGTATGGCTAATGGCCTTTGTGATGACAATGGGGAACCACTTCTTAATGTTAGTTCGCTTGGCGGTCGACAGGTAACTGAGCTCGATAATTATTGTTAGTATTtccgtttttaagggtttttagTAGGAGTTTTGATAAAAAAGCATTTTATGCAGGGATGGCCAGTTAAGCGACCGGATATTATCGTGTCAACACCAGCTGCTCTTCTCAATAATATTGATACGAGAAAAGAACGGAGGTTGAATATTATGCGTGCAGTGAAATATGTGGTATGTTATCCCTTTGTGAACTGTGTTGTTTTTAGTGTCAGCTAAATGGTTTGTGTTAATGACAGTCATCAGTTGAGATAACCATATGTTCATGCTGATTTGTTATCTGCAATCTCTGGTAGGTATTTGATGAAGCAGATATGCTTCTATGTGGAAGCTTCCAGAATCAGGTTATCCGTCTTATAAACATGCTCCGTTTTGATGAAAAGCATCCGTCTCAAGGAAATGATTTGACACCTAAGGACGTTGTGGAATTAGGTTCTGATTCTCCTCCAGCGGAGTCTGCcatagaagaagaagatgaagaagaagaagaggaaatcCAAAATGAATCCATCttagaagaggaagaagatgtTGAAGGCGGTTTTGAAGTTGGGGACTTAAAAGAGGAAGGTAAAGCTGGGTCTACCAACAGAAAAGATTGGAGGAGAGTACGGAAAATTTATGCCCGCAGTAAGCAGTACATCTTTGTTGCAGCCACTCTTCCTGTAAATGGGAAAAGAACTGCTGGAGCAACATTGAAACGGATGTTTCCAGATGCCAGTTGGATTAGTGGAAACTACCTTCACTGTCACAACCCTAGGTAATACATTCTATTGTGTCTTCTATGTTTCTAGATGCCAATTGGATTAGTAGAAACGACCTTCACTATCATAACCGTAGGTACTACATTCTGTCACTAGTTACAGCTAATTTTTTCTGTTTACTAGCTACTTACTGTTATACTGTTGGTTCTGGGTGAGTTACCTTGAAAGTGTTTATAGTTCTAGTCACACCTATTATTCTAACATGCAGGGATACGAGGGTTTAATTCTATAATAGCAATGAATGTTACATTAAGGATTTGCCCATATAATTATCTTGCAGTGATATGCTTGCGTGCATTTTATGGACATAATTTAGGATACTTGAAGTAGCACACTAAGCATTTCTCCATCCCGGATAAAGCTGTTTATGCATGTTCTATGGCTCTATGCTCATCACTTTGCTATATCAGCTGCCATGacaattgatttttcaatctGTCTTTGATATTGAATAAACAATTATCCTCATGCTTAACAAGTTATGTACTTCGTTTATGAAAATAATGATTTCTATCAACTTGTAGCATGGACTGGAGAAATTCCCCTACATTCACACCTCCACCAACCCATCACCCCACTCCCAATAATCTTATCATCTTATGTCTATGGTTGGCCAATGCTATGCAATAACATGATAGCCCTTAAAGTACCATAATCCTTGTGTGACTTGGGATTTTCATAATGAATTTTGTCATCTGGAAGCCTGATACCTGATTTTACCATCTTTTGCATTTTTCTGTTTCAAATTTTCATAGtttgactaaatttttttagGCGATGAAGAAATAATTAGTATTTGCAGTGTTAACCACTACATGATTTTGCTGaatgtttcaaatatttttatgatcCATCTACTTGGCTATTTCAAGTTCAAGTTTTATATGGGCAAATGTTCCTGTTATATATGATGCATCGATTGTATCAATCTACTATGTTTTGGCTTGATCCATGGTACAACAAATTGATTTGGTAGCTATTTATTGCTTCATTTTTCTTCCAGATTGCAACATAAGTGGGTTGAAGTTACAGTTGATACCCAGGTGGATGCGCTTATAGGTGCTGTGAACCACGAATCTGAATCTGGAATTGAAATAAGTAGAACTATGGTTTTTGCAAACACTGTTGAAGCTGTTGAAGCAGTAGTTAAAATATTGGAGGGAGCTGGGATTGAATGCTATCGCTATCACAAAGACACTTCTTTGGAAGAACGTGCACAAACGTTAGTTGATTTCAGAGAGAAAGGTGGAATTTTTGTGTGCACTGATGCCGCTTCACGGGGAATTGATGTACCAAATGTGTGGCATGTTATCCAGGTTCTTGTTGTGATCTTTACTTGCTCCTTAATTTATTAGTTGTCATTTTGGCCTCTGGAAACACTCAGTATACCCGTATACCATTAAAACTATCATCATCAGTGAGAAAATCACTATGAACTTAAATGACTAGATCAGACAATGTTAAAGTATATTAATCTCCGTAATGGATTTAAATGTATTTCTGGATGGATTGATCTAGTTAGCATGGTTAACAGATTAACCGTAATGTAAAAATTGCAAACATATAGCAAAGATATTTCTAGAGTTTAGAATCTTAagagaataaaatattttcaaaatttgagaATCAAAGAAAGAGGCAATTGGGAGAATTTGGAATTTAGGATCTTATATCATGAGAAAAGATGGCAAGTAGTTTGTCaaaatttcattatttaaaGATCTCAAAATTAGATAAATGCATTAGCTTCCAATGAGCTCTGATTGGAACTCGGGTAAACACGCTGAAGAGTCGATGTTTATCATATCATGATTCTGATAAGACAAGTGAAAGATGCATTAGTTTGAAATCAAGGTGTGCCATAAAATAAAACTGACAATTTGTCTCTTATAGATCTATTGCCACTCGCTAGTTGAAGCAAAACTTAATTGCATTTCATCACTGTAATGTTTGTTAGCGAGGCTTTAAGACTCTAGTTTTGAGTCGGTGACCTCTTTCCTCAAGCCACTAGATGATCTCTTCCTTCTTACATTGCCCGACTTTAATACATCCACACAACTAACATGTATTTTGAGGGTTGATTTTCTGCATATTTTCTAAAGAACTTCCATTAATGGACCTTATTGATGAAGCTGTTGGTATTTTCCAGGCAGATTTTGCCACATCTGTTGTAGATTTCTTGCATAGAGTTGGTCGTACAGCTCGAGCTGGTCAATATGGACTTATCACTAGCTTGTACACTGAAGCCAGTAGGGACCTTGTTGATGCAATTCGTCAAGCAAAGAAACTTGATCAACCTGTGGTAATTTCCAAAATTTGCAGTTCTGATCTGGAAGTTATTTAGcaattgacttttttttgttCCTTGAGCAtggttaaaagaaataatttctCTTTGGTAGGACAATAATTTGCTATTTCTAAAGATTCAATATCTTCCAACTAATGCAATATCGGAATCCAAATTATTTTGTCCATTTACTTCATTTTGTTTGCTGCTTTGCAAGTTCCTGAACAATGgctaaaatgtttttttatggCTACAGGAGTCTGCTTTTAGCAGAAAAAGGAGCTTCAGAAATAAACTTAAGAAGAGAGGTAgagtatattaatttttttatctttttcctttttacttTGAGTGGACAAGTGGAAGAAAATCACATGAATTGTTAATTCTCATTAAtctttttcataaatcattAGTAAATTCAACAAAATTCCATGTAAACTTTATTAGTATTctgattttgattaaattgtggTTTGATTTGCTGTCTCAACAGGCCTAAGCAAATTGAGAGATTCATCAAGTGACGAAATGGTGAGAATCTAGATAACTTGACATGTAAAGGAGCTTATACGTTCACCGGTGTGCTCAGTATTTACTTCTAATTTTCATTATGTACCTTATAGTAACTTGTTAAATTACATTGACAATGGAACTTTCTTGTCACAAGTCTGAACATGTCCCAGTCCTTTTTGTGCTAACACAATCCTCTTACCAGTCTACTGTCTGCATTATTATTAGGGTTAACTACTATTTATCTCATGAGTTTAGATCCGAACTATCGTTTTCtccatgaattttaaaaaattactatttcccCCCACATTTTAGTTTCTTTAACTAAACCCTCCCTCTATAAGGGGGGTTTTAGTTAGATAAAACATAAAAGTCGGGGGAAAtagttatttttcaaaattgatggTGGAAACAGTAATTCCGACTTAAACTTATGGGGTAGTAGTAATTAACCCATATTATCAGTCTCTTTGTTTAGGTGCTAAAATAATGCCTCTAATTTTAGCACTCAGTCATATTAGGACCCAGCTGGATTTTTGTGTAGTTTTTAATTTCTATAGAAGAAAAACTCTTCAGCTTTTGCAGTGAAAGTAAGACAAAGATTATCTAAGATTAGTTCAAAATAATCTTGTAATCAAGTTTGAATTGGGAACCCAGaaaaattaggcttaattacttaaaaaccacccaccttgaactttttttcttcgtttatacccttacctaggaaaaaattcatttataccctgacgtatgtgtttatgtttcacctctacccgagacactaaattaaccacttttcatttaaaaaaaagtttaaaataatccttcatttagagaaaaatttatttttaattaaattttaattagcttaggttaaaattattttaaacttttttcttaatgaaaagaggttaatttagtgtttcggggtagaggtgaaacataaatacaaacgtcagggtataaatgcaTTTTTtactaggtcagggtataaacgaaaaaaaaatttaaggtgagtggtttttaagtaattaagccgaAAAATTACTGTATATTACAAGATGTTACTTAACGATTTAGCAAGTGAAAGCAAGCTAAGCAGCATGGAAACTgcatttttcaaaaatagagGACACATgtagtaaataataaaaatacagagataatttataaatattaaatatttttaatttttttatatgttatatCTTTTCTAATGTTAATGGAATTAATTCAGACTGAAAAATATCTAATTTAGTCTctgaatattttaatttttaaataattgtattttttattctttgcttttgtcaattaaatttatttatttgttttaatgtataaagtataattatttttaataactatcaatttatatattatttatttatattttagcttagtgaatcataaatattttttattttagaataaaaaatattctaaagTAAAACGACAACATTGTTAGAAGCAGCGATAGCGGAGGAACAACATCGGAGAAGGTGCAATGTCAGATGGCAAATTCATCACCACAgtttcccaaaaaaaaaaatccagtggatattctattttttatacttatttaaaatgatatatttatCTCAAATTAAGTATATGAAATAATAATAGTccaaattgacaaaataacaaaaacaataaaatagatTTATGACAAAACATTATATGTTATTCTCATATCTAAGCCAATTTAGATATTAGAACTTGTAAAACTCTAAGCATACAAATCAAAATCTGCGCATAAATCTGCTAAAGTCGTAAGCTCAAATATGATATATCGGAAAAAAATACTCCACTTTCCGGTGataaaaaactaaatatttaaatgaaattgtattattggggagagataaaaaaaattgaagatatAAATTCATgatttgaaatgtttaaatcCAGCGGTAAATTTTGAATCACCGAATTTAAATAATAGAGTTGTACAGGCCAGTACTTCGAATCCCATAAGCACAAATCAACTAGTCCATTtcattatagaaaataaaatgatgAATCTCCGGCTATCATCAGTTCTGTTCCGGCAGCTATTTTCCGTTTATGTACTGATAATAGCAATGTCAAGTACTTTAAGTTATTCCGAGTGTGAATTCGAGGCAATATTTAACTTCGGCGACTCAAATTCCGACACTGGAGGTTTCTGGGCAGCATTTCCAGCTCAGTCAGGTCCTTTTGGCGCAACCTACTTCAAGAAACCAGCCGGTAGAGCTTCCGACGGCAGGTTAACCGTCGATTTCCTAGGTATCATTTTCTCACCGCCAACAACTAATTAACTGAGTCCGTTTATTTAACTATGAAGTTGAAGGTTTGTGATGATAAAATAAGCAATAATGGTAAGATTTATTGTCTAATTGTCAGCTCAAGGTCTTGGATTTCCATATCTGAGTCCTTATTTGCAATCAATTGGATCAAATTTCAAACATGGGGCCAATTTTGCAACATTGGCATCGACAGTTTTGTTGCCAAACACGTCACTATTTGTTACTGGTATTAGCCCCTTTTCTCTTGCAATTCAGCTCAATCAAATGAAAGAATTCAAAGTTAAAGTCCATGAGTTTCACTCCATCAATCAAAGAGGTACATTAAAAGGTTCATTTCGCTCCCTGAATTTGGCATAATAGatcaaaacaattccaaatttgGCATTTTAGCTTGTTTTACACCCTCAGGTGAGTTGTCAGGAGCTTAGGTGGCAAAATATTATTGGACAGTTTAGGGTTGAAGGGGTAAAACGAACCAGAATGTCAAGTTCATGGTGTTTTATTCTCAAAGCCATGTAATTGATCTTTTGTACAAAGTTCAAGGGTAAAATGAACTTTTGTTGGTTAACACTATCTGTTAATTTTACTATTATGTAtctgaaaataaatttactGTTGGTTAATTCCTGTTATAGGAGCAAGTATGCTTCCATCACCTGATGTTTTTGGGACATCTATTTATACGTTATACATTGGTCAGAATGATTTcacttcaaatttagcagctatTGGTATAAGTGGAGTTAAGCAGTATCTTCCTCAAGTAGTTTCACAAATTGCTTGGAGTATTAAAGTTGGTATTTTCACAAAGCAATTAATTAGTATCCGTATATTGCACGAAAACTTCTCGGAGCATTTCATTATTGTCTTCGGAAACCCTTTTAAAACTCTGAAACTTattatttataacctattcttatatataaataaaccgTTATGCCATTTTTCATTATTTGGTGCTGCTTAAATTTTGAAGGAGCTACATGCATTAGGAGGTCGAACGATCTTAGTGTTGAATCTTGCACCAGTGGGATGTTATCCTGCATTGTTGGCAGGCCATCTTCACAATAGCTCAGACATCGATACATTTGGCTGCTTGATCTCGTACAACAACGCGGTGGCAGACTACAATACCATGCTGAAACAGGCACTAATCGAAACTCGAAACACACTTCTGAATGCCTCTGTTGTATATATAGACATGTATTCTCTTTTGTTAGAGCTTTTTCAGCATCCAGCTTCTCACGGTATGCATCGATGGCTATGCAGTTTAAAGTTTGATGcattttttcttgatttcttgattttgattggtttctcTTTGTTTGTGAGTAGGGTTTAAGTATGGTACTAAAGCATGTTGTGGATATGGAGGAGGTGCttataattttgattctcaAGTTTATTGTGGGAATACCAAAGTTATCAATGGAAGCAAAATAACAGCTTCAGCATGTGAGGACCCTTATAACTATGTAAGCTGGGATGGAATTCATGCCACTGAAGCAGCTAATAAGATTGCTGCAATGGCTATCCTCAATGGCTCTTATTCTGATCCTCCTTTCTCCTTTCACCATTGTCGCGTTCATCCTATCGATTGATGAGGTTCGTTTTAAGCTCATAAAGGTAAAGAACAAAGTGTCCTCATGGCCTCTGAACTTGTACGTCGGTATCTATTGATTTACATTTAGCCATTTTAATCAATTGGGAACAATACTCCCTAATTTTATGTCAATAAACCTCAAACTTGTACCAGCACATCCCGTGAATCCGTTCATTTTGTACAATTTGGGTGTTAATTGATTTAAACTTAGAGAAAATTATGCCCAACTGGGTTCAATTTTAGTTAATTGACCCCGACCGACGCACAAGTTTAGGGTCCGCAATGACCTTTGCTCAAAAGGTAAAAGCTTTTCAATCAGGATTGTCAGAATTAGTATACAAATGCAAAAGCCAATGAAGTATATTAAATCTAATATCTATATTGTACGGAAATATAAATACTAAAATGAATAAAGACGAAATCGGATATTTTACAAGaataaattctaaatttaaatttcaaaagttcAAAAGCGTTTTTGGAAATGAAACAGCAAAATTGTAGGATTTGAGAACTTTCTGTATGACATAGTTGTATATATCTTTGGGATTATAATAACAATTCTATGACAACAATGTGAAATAACAAAAACAATATGAGAAATGAAGTAAGAAACTGAATTGAAACTCAAGGAATGTCCCCATTTTCAAGGGCAGGCTGAGTTCTTACCATAGAAGCAGAAGGCATTTTACTTTTTCCAATCCATTTCACATCAAAAGCCACACCTTTTTCAGATTCACCCTCCATTTTTTCAATCATTTTACTTCTAACCAGTTTATAACTACTAACCAAAATCAACCCCACTAAAATTACTCCAAAAACTAAAACTCCAAATCCAATTACCCACCAAACCCATCTCTTCAACTTATTTTCTGAAGACTGTACA
This window contains:
- the LOC126685745 gene encoding GDSL esterase/lipase At4g01130 isoform X1; protein product: MMNLRLSSVLFRQLFSVYVLIIAMSSTLSYSECEFEAIFNFGDSNSDTGGFWAAFPAQSGPFGATYFKKPAGRASDGRLTVDFLAQGLGFPYLSPYLQSIGSNFKHGANFATLASTVLLPNTSLFVTGISPFSLAIQLNQMKEFKVKVHEFHSINQRGASMLPSPDVFGTSIYTLYIGQNDFTSNLAAIGISGVKQYLPQVVSQIAWSIKELHALGGRTILVLNLAPVGCYPALLAGHLHNSSDIDTFGCLISYNNAVADYNTMLKQALIETRNTLLNASVVYIDMYSLLLELFQHPASHGFKYGTKACCGYGGGAYNFDSQVYCGNTKVINGSKITASACEDPYNYVSWDGIHATEAANKIAAMAILNGSYSDPPFSFHHCRVHPID
- the LOC126653579 gene encoding DEAD-box ATP-dependent RNA helicase 22; amino-acid sequence: MLLYRSAPMLNFYKLSPKLITFSQFKHSYSHLSNSSFSSPLKIRLLYLNQSFQEPYRHFSTSAAAIPAVNTSNDTFFANDDVSWSSLGLSERLCQAISNSGLERPSLVQAAAIPALLSGKDVVVAAETGSGKTHAYLVPLIEKLCSPLPLDDEDGASNDELRLSLVLCPNVLLCEQVVRMANGLCDDNGEPLLNVSSLGGRQGWPVKRPDIIVSTPAALLNNIDTRKERRLNIMRAVKYVVFDEADMLLCGSFQNQVIRLINMLRFDEKHPSQGNDLTPKDVVELGSDSPPAESAIEEEDEEEEEEIQNESILEEEEDVEGGFEVGDLKEEGKAGSTNRKDWRRVRKIYARSKQYIFVAATLPVNGKRTAGATLKRMFPDASWISGNYLHCHNPRLQHKWVEVTVDTQVDALIGAVNHESESGIEISRTMVFANTVEAVEAVVKILEGAGIECYRYHKDTSLEERAQTLVDFREKGGIFVCTDAASRGIDVPNVWHVIQADFATSVVDFLHRVGRTARAGQYGLITSLYTEASRDLVDAIRQAKKLDQPVESAFSRKRSFRNKLKKRGLSKLRDSSSDEMVRI
- the LOC126685745 gene encoding GDSL esterase/lipase At4g01130 isoform X2; the encoded protein is MMNLRLSSVLFRQLFSVYVLIIAMSSTLSYSECEFEAIFNFGDSNSDTGGFWAAFPAQSGPFGATYFKKPAGRASDGRLTVDFLAQGLGFPYLSPYLQSIGSNFKHGANFATLASTVLLPNTSLFVTGASMLPSPDVFGTSIYTLYIGQNDFTSNLAAIGISGVKQYLPQVVSQIAWSIKELHALGGRTILVLNLAPVGCYPALLAGHLHNSSDIDTFGCLISYNNAVADYNTMLKQALIETRNTLLNASVVYIDMYSLLLELFQHPASHGFKYGTKACCGYGGGAYNFDSQVYCGNTKVINGSKITASACEDPYNYVSWDGIHATEAANKIAAMAILNGSYSDPPFSFHHCRVHPID